The genomic window ATGTGAGTAAACATTAAGTGCATTAGTCCCTGACATTTACCATGGACCATTAAGGATCTGGCATCCTCCAGTGGTTGGTACAGCACTACACTGTAGAGTATGGCAGTTTAACATATTCAATTAATTGCGATGTTTTAAAATAAAAATGCAACATTTcaggccttctctctctgtctctcattcaaaATAACACGTACATTTCCTTGCCGTATTTATACATTGAGAAGCGGCCAGTCCAAACCCCGCCCCCATTGTTAGATATGATGTAATCCCGGAAGAAGATCTGTCTGTTACAGGAAGTGAGAATATGGAATGTCAGGCTGTTCTGAGAGAAGCGGAATTCCAATTCCAGCAGCAGAACTTCAGAATGGCAGAAGAATTCTACACTAAGTTCATTCATATTTGTACGGAGGGGGAATGGAAAAAGTGAGTCCAGCCTTTACGCGCAGCGACAAGCACTTGGGAGATTGTGAGCAGCGACTTTAATGACCAGCACAACACACAGCGTAGCGTCTGCTCCGTATAGCTGCAAAACGGGCAAGTCTTCAGAGTGACATTGATGATAAACAGCAATCACACCCAGAGTGAAATAAAAGCAGTGAACTCCAGCTCAGACTTCTTATTTTACAGAATCACCCCACTGCACATCAGACCCCCAAAAATAAGTGACAGTCGTTTGGTAGTCTATATGAAGTGCGTCTATGCCCTCTTGTCATAATCATTGACACTTTTTTTTTAGGCAAAGTAAGTTGCTGTtacttgtacttctctcaatttagtatactttatTTGCTGTTCACGATgccgtctcctctacactggggagacctaaCGCAGATTGGttgatcactttgctgaacacctccattcagtctgcaaggtcGACTGTCATTTTAGTTCACCGACCtgctcccactctgacccctcTGTCCTCAGTCTCCTATACTGTTCTTTTTTTTTACTGTTCTAATGAAGTTGAAcggaagctggaggaacagcatctcaactGATTAGATGCTTTACAACCAttaggactcaacattgagttcaacttcAGGTCATAACCACTGCTGCCATTTTTTTTAGCTGATTCTGCTGctgccatttacacctcttctagacccatcttttgtttcttcacttgtcccattatcatccctttttgacatttaatctctcctgccttccaaccaaTGACAGACCTACCCTTTTGTTCTTACCCTGCCCCTGCCCAACTTTTTTCCcctcctgcctctgtacttgcatgTAAACTTAAATCTCtcttcttccagttctgacaaaaggtcacagacctgcaatatgaactctgtttctcttccctcagatgctgcctgacctgctgaatatttacaccatttttgtttttattatgtatTTCTATTGTTTGTTTTCTTTTATACTTCCAGAATTCATAGTTTTACATTTTATCCTAAATAGTTGTTCATCTCGCGTTtctgttgaatttttaaaaatagactAAATCAATCAAAATCCAATTTAACTTCTGGTTTCAGTCATCATCTATACAAGATAGTGTTAGACATTTCCTGGTTACAAGTACAGCCACTTGTACTCAGTTTCTTAAAGTCTAGCCAATTCTGCCTCATAAGAAGGGTACATGTTGCATTTGAGCCGGAGACAAAAAAGTGTTAATTTTCTGAGTTGTCTCACCTGCCAAAAGCACATATCAGAAGTTTGGCCACATGCTGCACCTGATTTTCCAACCATTTATTGCACCTGAAAGTCAGAAGATTATTCTATAGCATGTAAGCTTGGTGTTAATATTGTCTTAGTACCTGATAATACTGTTTTTCTTTTTCAGCAAATGCTGTGCTAAGGACCTGGCTCATGCATACAACAACAGAGGCCAAATCAAATACTTAAGAGTAGACTTTTATGAAGCCATGGATGATTACACATTAGCAATTCAAAACAAAGAAGATTTTGAAGTTCCTTATTATAATCGAGGACTGATACATTATAGACTAGGTAACAGTTTTCTTTCACAGTCGATATGTGTTTCCGTAGTAGAATATTGAACTTAAATCAGTTTTGTCAGATTCGGTTGTTAATCATATGTTTTTGATATCCACTGTTTTAAATTCTGCCTTTAAATTGTGTCTCACTGTACTTTTGATCATACTGGTAATTTAGCATTGGTAAAGATGTCCTCTGTCCTTCACTGCCTTTTGCCTTCCACTTGCAGAGTCTTGTGCTCTGCAACATATTTGCCTTGGTTCTGGCCTAATGTCATTCAGAGTCTGTTTTCATACTGAGGCCCAAGAAGCAGCTCCAATGATTGAATTTAACCCATCAACCGCAAAACAGTTCTCTGAAGACAAAGAGCAGAGCTTTTGTCAAAGATCTTCCCTTTAGAGATTTCCTGAACAATTGGTTTAGAGCTACATCCTAAGTATTTGAAACTTCGTTCCAACTTATGGTTAGCTTGCTAAAATATTGGCTGCCTCTTCTGCCACCACTCCACCTCTTAGACACAGCATTAGCTGAAGCAGGGAGTCATTTCATTGGACCTCAAGCTCAGTACAAGTCCAGGCCCAGAAGGAGCTCAGAACAATGCTAGTGGCACCCAAAAGTCCTTTTGTTTCAACCAAGTCACCTGAGGCAAGTGGTTACTTAAGAGAGGCTTTCCATCCTCTTTGAAGAGGAAGAGGACAAGAAGAAAGAAGAGGTTATGGAGAAACACATTCATATCTCAGGGCATGAATTTGTAGGCATGAATATAAGGGTAATTCAGCTCATAATTTTTTTAACGGATTTCCTGAACTTGAAGACAAAGATCCCCAGGAAAAATCAAAGATTTTATTATTGATCTTGTAGACAGTTCTGCTGGTTATATTTTTGCAGAGTTTTGCTGGTCATTCCCAGGAAGGCTTTAGCAAAAATAATTTGGTGGAGCCAGTGGTCTAAAGTTTGGTTATATTTGGTCTATTTGGTTGCTCTTGTAAGGCCGCTGCTCAAGTACTCCCAGTTGGAATAAAGGTAATTATTGATACTTGTAAATTGGTGAGGTCAATTAGAGGTCAGTAAATTGCTTATTGTTGGTCTTGATTAGAAGAGTGGATGAGGAGTACACATCACCACTGAAAAGATTTAGAAAAAACTTTGTAAGTGATTTGTTTAGAAACAGTGAGGGGTTTCCTCTCTTCTTTTCCCTTCTAGATCTCAAGCTTCACCAACAGCTAAGAGTGGAGTCATTAAAGATACCATCTCTTACTTTTAAGCACTGTACCCATAGTTCTCCTTCAGCTGTTGACATTCTTGATTTTTCTATCTCTAACTGGAATTTCCATGTCTCcttcctgaacctgcctccaaaaaAAGTTAGTATCTTACCTTGTTCCAAATGCTGGTTTTCTTTCAACATCTCTTAATTCTTCACAATCCAAGATTTAAAATACTGCTCCCACATCCAGAGaggtatctcccaacagctgccaTGAACTCCTAGACAAGATAAAAGCTAAAACTTGTCTGATCTTTGAACCTTCACTCACCTCTAGCCTCCAACCATTCACAACCTTTCTTTCCATATTTATCAATATTTCTTAAGATCAGAGCATCTCTGAACTTTTGTCTCATTCCTTATAGGCTCTAAATATATTGTCCTACATGCTCTTCTTCCTTTTAACATTGCTAGTGTGTTGAAAACATTACACAGGCTTGCCCTGTAATTCACTCCTCCCTTCATAATCGTGACAATCTGAATCTTTCCTTTCACCTTTTTTTGTCCATTTAAttcttaaatttggagattccaaaTCACCATTTCCCGATTTATTTTATTTTCTCTTTTCCTCTTGCTGGCTTTGGTAATGTGCTATACTATGGTCCTTGGTCCTTATTGAGAAACCAACATACAAAAAGATCTATAAAGGCGAGACTTCTTACTGTGTTGCTTCTTCTTTTGGCTGAGGCTGTTAATATACTGTAAAGATCAGTGTTGGCATCTGTAAGGTAGAACTGATCCTGTCAGTCCTTTGCACAGTCTACCACCTAGTGGCTAGGCATAAGCCTGTTATCTTTCATCTGGTTAGGGTAGGTGAGTTTGAATGGCAatgaatgctgatatttatactgcAGTTGGGAATTCGCATTCATAAAAGCCATTGTGCTTTTTTCAGATATTTATTTGCTTGAAAAATAGTTTGATTGAGATGAAGACTTTTTTGATCATTTTCCAGTTTACTGCAAAAAAATGAGTCAGTACTTTATAATATTTTGGTCTAATTTATATTGCAAAAGCTTTCTGCTGTATCTCAATCAGAAttgttacagcccagaaggagaccattcagcccatcgtgtctgcacctgctttcctaatgagcatttcacctggtgccactcccctgccttctccccgtaactctgcacatttttccttttcacataacagtctaatttccttttgaatgcttcaattgaacctccctccatcacactgtcaggtAGTacgttccagatcttaaccactcgctgcatgaaaaagtttttcctcatgtcgcttttgctgcttttaccaattaccatAATGGTGTAAGGGATTTTAATTAATTTTCCCTTTTAAGTACCAAACATTTTTGCATTTCTTGTGGAAAACGGCCACTTTCTAAGGATCACAGTAGTTTTATTAGTTATGGAAAAAAGCACATTATTCCCAGACATTACATAATAGAAAAAGCAAAAATACTTGCTCCTTTTTCCTTTACAGGATCTTTTGACCAGGCATTGGAAGACTTCACGAAAACATTGGCCTTGAATGCAGATTTTAAAGATGCCAGATTGAGTCTTGAACAGACACTAATAgataaaaaagagaaagaaagtagAAGATACTAGAGATACAGCTGCTGGACTACAAACattgcttttgtgtgtgtgtgtgtactattTTTAAGTAAAAAAATTCATTCTTAAATCTTTAATACAAGTTTAATGTTAGTGTACATATTAGTAAAAACAATGCTCAGAGGTTGCGGAGATTTATATTTATGAAATGAAATCTTACACTGTAAACTTTTACTAAATGTGACCCACAACTGGTCATTTTTTATTTTTGATTTAATGCTGCTTGTGGATTGATGCACAACAGTTTCTATTTCAAATCAGGGAAAATGGTGAAGTATATCTTGGGAACCAGCCTGCAACCAGGCTGAAATATGAATCCAACTTACCTAACCAGGGTTGCAACCAGGACACCAGATGGTCATACTGCAAAATGACGTGCTGTTAGGTGCATccagagtaatccagaggcctaggctaataccctggggacatgggttcagatcccaccatggcagctggtggagtttaaattcaattaattaattttaaaaatctggaattgaaagctagtctcagtaatgatgccatgaaactatcattgcttgtcgtaaaaacccatctggttcactcatgtgctttagggaaggaaatctgccgtccttacctggtccggcctacttgtgactccagacccacagtaatgtggttgactcttaactgccgtttgaaacagcctagcaagccactcagttgttaagggcaattagggattgacaaCAAATGCTGCTCCTGCCAGCCAtgtccacatcccattaaagaatcaAAAAAATGCAGACTGTGTTGTCGCATCGGTCCTGCCAAAACAGTGGTCAGCACATGACAGTTGTTTCCTCTCCTAAGCCAGTGCTTTTCTTTAGCTTTTGTTTGCTTTTCCACTCCACCTTGCATAAAATATTGGTAAATTTGTTTCCTTATATGCTAATTATAACTTTTTTGACTTTTTTCTTTACAGAagtaatacttttttttttattcattcagggatgtgggcgacgctggccaggccagtatttattgcccatccctaattgcccttgagaatgtggtggtgagctgccttcttgaaccactgcagtccatgtggggtaggtacacccacagtaaagTTTCCAAGAAATGTGAATGTGTGCTGTATACTTTCTTCCTTAAATTCATATGTTAATTTTGTAAACTAGGTGCTAGTGTGCTATGCACTTGCACATATGAACATTCAAGGTCATCACACCAACATCCCTCTCCTGTATCCTGCACATATGACCGTACGAATTAGGAgccgaagtaggccattcagcccgtcgcgcctgctcctccattcaagatcatggctgatctgtttctgtctcgaattctgcactcgcatctacccctgataatctttgattccttgcctaacaagaatctatctacctctgccttaaaaatattcaatgacccccacctccaccaccttctgaggcagagagttccaaagtcgcacaaccctcagagaaaaaaattctccttatctctgtcctaaaagggcgacccttaattttcaaacagtgccccctagttctggactcacctacaagaggaaacatcctctccccattcaccctgtcaagaccaatcaggatcttgtatacttcaaacaagtatcccctcactcttctaaactagtgaaaacaagcccagtctgtccaacctttcctcataagacaactggctcattccatgtatcaatctagtaaacctcctctgaaccgcctccaacgcattcacatccttccttcaataaggagaccaaaactgaacacagtatttgagatgtggtctcaccagtgccctgtataactgaagcataacacccttacttttattttctattcctctcgtaataaaggatagcattccattagccttatttattacttgctgtacctgcatactaacctcttgtgaCTATGcatgagaacacctagatccctctgcacctcagaattctgcaattgttccccgtttaagtaatactctgcttttttattcttcctgcctaagtgaacaacttcacattttcccacattatactctatctgccagatttttgcccactcactcaacctatctatattggtctgcaacctccttccgtactcttcacaacatactttcctaccttacttttgtgtcatctgcaaattttgctaccatgccattgctcccctcatctaagtcattgatataaattttaaaaagttaagGCTCtaacacagacccctgtgggactccacttgtcacattctgccaatcagaaaaggatccatttatgcatactctcttttCTGCTAGCCAGCCAATCTTATAtcgatgctaatatgttaccccctacactatgagctcctactttgcacagtaaccttttatgcggcaccttgtcaaatgccttctggaaatccaagtacagtacgtcaatgggttcccctttatccacagcacatgttactccttcaaagaactgtaataaattggttaaacatgatttcctgttCACATAACCAGGCTGACCATTCCCGATTACTTTCAGTTTTTCCACgtgtccagctatagcctccttaatgatcaattctaacaccttccccacaacagatgtcaagctaactggcctatagttaactgttttctgccccccccccccccccccccccttgaatagaggggttatatttgctactttccagtctgatggaacctttccacaatctagcaaattttgaaaaattaatacaaatgcatctactacctcattagccacctcttaagatcctaggatgaagcccatcaggactcagggacttgtcagcctgcagctccattagtttggtcagtatcacttccctggttgtAATTTCAacaggttcctctcttccttccacctcctgatttacagctattactggaatgttttttgtatcctctatagtgaagactgtctGCTACATGAGCTGCTGCTTTCAGAGCTCAAAGTTCATCACCATGGAGGGACAGTATGCTTGTTATCCACTTGTTGCACGCTAACCCTTAAATGGACCAAATGTTCTGGCAAAGAAGTATGTTTGTGTAAAAAGTGATATAATGTCAGCAGGAAGGATGAGAAAACTAATCACTTCGCTTGTCAGATATATGGCAACAATTCCTTCATACAACACAGTCATCACTACTacataatcactttgaatctgatgtctggctcatctagcttcccctgaaatttCTCTTGAATCTTTTATTGGATTTGTTATatttcttatatttatggcccttaatTTTGGACTCCCCTACAAGCGAAAACACcttttctacatctaccctatcaaaccccttaataattttaaagacctctaagaTCGCATTTTTTTGCAACTTCTCTCGTGTCATTATTTAACTGGCATCTTATGGTCAGGTACACTAAAGTCCTGAACTTTTAGTATGCTGCTCCTTTAAAGATTATTGAGTCAGCATTAAGGTGACTGTGGAAAACGAGCAGTTGAACTGTTTGGTCTACTCATTCCTATATGAAAAACTTATATAAATTGGTGTTTTTTAAACCAATACATGGTACATGGATAGTCTGCACCATACTGAAGTGTTGCTGATAAAATAACCTATTTCCTGGGCCCGCTTACTAGGGTCACTAACGTGTTAACCTCATACAGTTCTGAGTGGACTGAAATTAACTACACAATCAATGGTTAAACTTCAAAGATATTACATAAAAATACTATCAAATATGAGTATTTTAAATATACAGATAAAAGGATAAACCTGCTTAGTTGCTGTTGGATTTTTTTTGATAGAAAATAAAACTCACTTATTTCAATGGAAAATATATAGAGGGAATATTCTATGCATCCATTGGTGTAATGAACGGATGAGAACATGGTGATGGAGTGTTGTTGGAAACGAGCTCAGGTTGTTCAGGTGGAGATTTGGTGCCGACAGCATcctgggggagggagcaggaacaGATCGTCACAACATTAGTTTGACTTGGAGCAGCGATTTGTACTCTTGCCCTGGGAGCTGTTTTCGGTTCTTGTTTACTAGATCCCGATTTATTGGCGGCATTACACCCCTTTCCGCTTGTTGGTTTGAAGACACTCACTATCTTAGATATTCACTGAGAACTAAAAGGTCAACCTTCTTGCACGAGTAATGTATCTTTAAGGGACTATCCAATCTGTATACTCATTTACATACAGTTTCAGTTAATTTCGGATCGATGATCCGATATATATTCGGTGTATCTGGTTTTGGGAAGGTGCAGTGTGTCGGTACGTTTTATACGTTTAAATTGTTTGGAAAGAGTAATTCTTTAGGAATTAttaaggggtggggagtggagagaTTATCAAAAGAGTAATACTTCATACATACCTCAAAATAATCGCCGAAAATGTCATACAAATCGATCTAATcaaggaaagatttgcatttatatagcacctttcaccagttcaggatgttccaaagcaacttacagccaatgaagtacttatgaagtatagttactgttgtaggAATGTAGGAAATATTAACTTAAATGTGTGACTCATGGTGTTGGTCTAATCGTGTATTAATTCATCTGATATGCTTTTGTATTGGTATTTGAACTCCCTTGGTGTTGCACTTGTCAGAGAATATGATCTCACTTATCTCTTGTTTATTTCTATCTGGTAACATTGACTTTTGCCTCTCTTTTCCTAACTCTTGTTTTGCTTTTTCTCTCACCCTCACATGCTGTTTTTTCCCTTTTAGGTGAGAGGTGTTATATAATATGGTTTGCTGTGGTGTTGAGAGGAAAGGAGCCACTAATGGCTGTCCACTATATTTGGAATGGGGATTCTGGAGGAAATGTGACCCTCTGGCTCTCTTTCCATTCCCTCTCCAAAC from Heterodontus francisci isolate sHetFra1 chromosome 3, sHetFra1.hap1, whole genome shotgun sequence includes these protein-coding regions:
- the ttc32 gene encoding tetratricopeptide repeat protein 32 isoform X2; amino-acid sequence: MECQAVLREAEFQFQQQNFRMAEEFYTKFIHICTEGEWKNKCCAKDLAHAYNNRGQIKYLRVDFYEAMDDYTLAIQNKEDFEVPYYNRGLIHYRLGSFDQALEDFTKTLALNADFKDARLSLEQTLIDKKEKESRRY